A window from bacterium encodes these proteins:
- a CDS encoding epoxyqueuosine reductase: MSTGARERRAWVETTLRELVLGAPENTLRDRGGVAIFGPPLVGVADGDDPLFETFRDVVSPRHLMPRAVIRDRMADPSAPVRVIAWALPYTEAVRRSNRGAEWPSSLYSQARNNAAALSERVSRSFVARLVERGHAATTPIATAAYDAFRDERWVFSSAWSERHAAYAAGLGTFGLNAGLITPAGIAVRFGSAVTDLDVEVSASPTGSHRHPCLGPDGTGCGRCIPRCPAGAIGPDGLDKEKCYQRRNVVRERFLPGYRQTLELLEADVVKGGKRTSGHSLGCALCQCGVPCEAGTPQTAAGGGHAGA, encoded by the coding sequence GTGAGCACGGGGGCACGGGAGCGGCGCGCCTGGGTCGAGACCACGCTGCGCGAACTGGTCCTCGGCGCGCCGGAGAACACGTTGCGCGACCGCGGCGGCGTCGCGATCTTCGGGCCGCCGCTCGTCGGTGTCGCCGACGGCGACGACCCGCTGTTCGAGACGTTCCGCGACGTCGTCAGCCCGCGCCACCTCATGCCCCGCGCGGTGATCCGCGACCGCATGGCGGACCCGTCCGCGCCAGTTCGCGTCATCGCCTGGGCCCTCCCCTACACGGAGGCCGTCCGGCGCTCCAACCGCGGCGCCGAGTGGCCTTCGTCGCTCTACTCGCAGGCGCGCAACAACGCTGCGGCGCTCAGCGAGCGGGTGTCGCGGTCCTTCGTCGCGCGCCTCGTTGAACGGGGACACGCCGCGACGACGCCGATCGCGACCGCGGCGTACGACGCCTTCCGGGACGAGCGCTGGGTGTTCTCCTCCGCGTGGTCCGAGCGCCACGCGGCCTACGCGGCCGGTCTCGGGACGTTCGGGCTGAACGCGGGACTGATCACGCCGGCCGGGATTGCCGTGCGTTTCGGCAGCGCGGTCACCGATCTGGACGTGGAGGTTTCCGCCAGTCCGACCGGAAGCCATCGCCATCCCTGCCTCGGGCCGGACGGCACCGGCTGCGGCCGGTGCATCCCCCGCTGCCCTGCCGGGGCGATCGGCCCCGACGGCCTGGACAAGGAGAAGTGCTACCAGCGCCGCAACGTGGTGCGCGAACGCTTCCTTCCCGGCTACCGCCAGACGCTGGAGCTGCTGGAGGCCGACGTCGTCAAGGGCGGGAAGCGGACGTCCGGGCACTCGCTCGGCTGCGCGCTCTGCCAGTGCGGCGTCCCGTGCGAGGCGGGCACCCCGCAGACCGCCGCGGGCGGCGGGCACGCCGGTGCTTGA
- a CDS encoding radical SAM protein, with protein MLDVKLKLRPGHTAERTWDGPAALRQLVWNITYACNFSCAVCYADAGRRRDGEIDTAAAKNLIARAREAGVRDVIVSGGEPFMRPDVPELLAAMARHGISARIATNGSLLTDELLRRLRAETLVSSFQVSIDTLDPSRYAALHGCDPALLERAIAATRLVQAAGFHATVSSRVTPATLGDLPALIDLARREEWATLTLHLPVHTRRARDAWEPDTDVLNLLEPVFDHFLAGEHWLVETYIPWAPLHPAMQRLGERVRVVHRGCSAGRDRLTVNPCGTLSPCVCLDVPGAHVGNVERDGLEAVFASAALRDAERRASPQGSCAGCDLFASCRGGCRAAAYAFSGSMRAEDASCPVRRLPGGPRAAGARG; from the coding sequence GTGCTTGACGTCAAGCTCAAGCTGCGCCCGGGCCACACCGCCGAGCGCACGTGGGACGGGCCGGCGGCGCTGCGCCAGCTCGTGTGGAACATCACGTACGCGTGCAATTTCTCCTGTGCCGTCTGCTATGCCGATGCCGGGCGGCGGCGCGACGGCGAGATCGACACCGCTGCGGCGAAGAACTTGATCGCGCGCGCCCGCGAGGCGGGCGTCCGGGACGTCATCGTCTCCGGCGGCGAGCCCTTCATGCGGCCTGACGTCCCCGAGCTGCTGGCCGCGATGGCTCGGCACGGCATCTCGGCCCGCATCGCCACCAACGGCAGCCTCCTGACGGACGAGCTGCTGCGGCGCCTCCGCGCCGAGACGCTCGTGTCGAGCTTCCAGGTGAGCATCGACACCCTCGATCCCTCCCGATACGCGGCGCTGCACGGCTGTGACCCCGCGCTGCTCGAGCGGGCGATCGCGGCCACGCGCCTCGTCCAGGCCGCCGGCTTCCACGCGACGGTCTCATCCCGCGTGACACCGGCGACGCTCGGCGATCTGCCGGCCCTGATCGACCTCGCGCGCCGCGAGGAGTGGGCGACGCTCACGCTCCACCTGCCGGTCCACACGCGACGGGCGCGAGACGCCTGGGAACCGGATACCGACGTCCTGAACCTCCTGGAGCCAGTCTTCGATCACTTCCTCGCGGGAGAGCACTGGCTCGTCGAGACGTACATCCCCTGGGCGCCGCTGCACCCGGCGATGCAGCGTCTCGGCGAGCGGGTGCGCGTCGTTCACCGCGGCTGCAGCGCGGGGCGCGACCGCCTCACCGTGAATCCCTGCGGCACGCTCAGCCCGTGCGTCTGCCTCGATGTCCCCGGCGCGCACGTCGGGAACGTCGAGCGCGACGGCCTGGAAGCGGTCTTCGCGTCCGCCGCGCTCCGCGACGCGGAGCGCAGGGCGAGCCCGCAGGGATCCTGCGCGGGCTGTGACCTCTTTGCCTCGTGCAGGGGCGGCTGCCGCGCCGCGGCCTACGCGTTCTCCGGGAGCATGCGCGCCGAGGATGCGTCCTGCCCCGTGCGACGCCTGCCCGGAGGACCCCGCGCCGCCGGCGCCCGTGGGTAG
- a CDS encoding cupin domain-containing protein: MKKLELAKMREFNPGSMKKNLLHDSPWFRIINFNLPAGQTFPVHSHDTEGQLSILVIEGEGEFLGAGDAAMPAVAGDMLVSEIAEPHGVRARTDMRIVVTIAPPF; encoded by the coding sequence ATGAAGAAACTGGAACTGGCGAAAATGCGGGAGTTCAATCCGGGCTCGATGAAGAAGAACCTGCTCCACGACTCGCCGTGGTTCAGGATCATCAACTTCAACCTGCCCGCCGGCCAGACCTTCCCCGTCCACTCGCACGACACGGAGGGGCAGCTGAGCATCCTCGTGATCGAGGGCGAAGGCGAGTTCCTCGGGGCCGGCGATGCCGCCATGCCCGCCGTTGCCGGCGACATGCTCGTCTCGGAGATCGCCGAGCCGCACGGGGTCCGGGCGCGGACGGACATGCGGATCGTGGTGACGATCGCCCCGCCGTTCTAG
- a CDS encoding UbiA family prenyltransferase, which produces MARGPAVAALLLGRRGLGKVVHVWLPVAVLAATAPAGDATPALLAAARVLVAAGCFAQVSILANDLFDRRQDEAAGKRRWIATVPLPGAVALLALVAAIGAGALAVAGGRPALLVYGSSLALGILYSAPPLRLKVRGLAGPVTYAAATAGAYALLPGVVLGGRSGVLAYLAAVVFLDKWVHLLHHQVTDHDADRLGGAATFAVAAGLARARALLRCAAWVATGCFLAAPALLLQTGPRRGAAIAVAATVIGLVAAGASARGVPGTRTTFARELPALYLGLGLSTVRLLPVLLLTAAALDAPGLWPLCLAAAATAAAELGSYASRPGPASRPLPAASSVLAAAGFALALVARVALLHDKPFWRDEAWVASLTAESVPAILATAQPAPVGFVLLAKVTALLAGAIPGVTPEIALRLLPLLCGLAAVAALPRLARALGASPAVSTTVLLAAAGAPPLVYYSRELKHYGVDLLLAALVPLLVLRFFGRDAGAPAGARPGSGTRPLAAALLAAPWVSFASVFPIAGAIGWGWAAPWRDAAAATRRRWAALTLLYALSFALALAAAVHRQAGNPLLLQAWESDLARGDAQPFAVRTASVATDCVRVTFSYFFPGLELIALPLAALGLVAWTRPGVSILRFLAVSTFSLTVAAVLAHRYIAAQGRFLLFAAPLVLLCVASGIAELGRRLQPVVGPRLAGAAPLAVAAAAAVAWTGAAVEHRLPPYRNDVARYFRYDILHDVEPLVAAAASAIGPGEPVLVSFGCARPFRWYAQGRLPDATALSPPLTPADAARALRAWTDRTRCWVLLLDEEERSWERMTVRAGFRRSVAATARGAQLWELLPLGEAPAASTAPRRPPPLSQAGPAALDLRQ; this is translated from the coding sequence GTGGCCCGGGGGCCCGCCGTCGCGGCCCTCCTCCTGGGCAGGCGGGGGCTGGGCAAGGTCGTCCACGTCTGGCTGCCGGTGGCGGTGCTGGCCGCGACGGCACCCGCCGGCGACGCGACACCGGCGCTGCTCGCGGCCGCCCGCGTCCTCGTCGCCGCGGGGTGCTTCGCCCAGGTCAGCATCCTCGCGAACGACCTGTTCGACCGGCGCCAGGACGAAGCCGCCGGCAAGCGGCGGTGGATCGCGACCGTTCCGCTCCCGGGCGCGGTCGCGCTCCTGGCCCTCGTCGCCGCGATCGGGGCCGGCGCGCTGGCGGTCGCGGGAGGGCGCCCGGCCCTCCTCGTCTACGGGTCCTCGCTCGCGCTGGGTATCCTCTACTCCGCCCCGCCCCTGCGGCTGAAGGTGCGCGGGCTCGCGGGTCCCGTGACGTACGCCGCCGCCACGGCCGGGGCCTACGCGCTGCTTCCCGGCGTCGTCCTCGGGGGCCGGTCCGGCGTTCTGGCGTATCTCGCGGCCGTCGTCTTCCTCGACAAGTGGGTGCACCTCCTCCACCACCAGGTCACCGACCACGACGCCGACCGGTTGGGCGGCGCCGCGACCTTTGCGGTCGCCGCCGGACTGGCGCGCGCCCGCGCCCTGCTGCGCTGCGCCGCCTGGGTGGCGACGGGCTGCTTCCTTGCCGCGCCCGCGCTGCTCCTGCAGACCGGACCGCGCCGGGGTGCGGCGATCGCCGTCGCCGCGACGGTCATCGGCCTCGTGGCCGCCGGGGCCAGCGCACGCGGGGTGCCGGGGACGCGCACGACGTTCGCGCGGGAACTGCCGGCGCTCTACCTCGGGCTCGGGCTCTCCACCGTCCGGCTGCTGCCGGTCCTGCTGCTCACGGCGGCGGCGCTCGACGCCCCGGGGCTCTGGCCGCTCTGCCTCGCCGCGGCGGCGACCGCTGCCGCGGAACTCGGGAGCTATGCCTCCCGGCCCGGTCCCGCCAGCCGCCCGCTGCCAGCGGCTTCGTCCGTTCTCGCGGCCGCCGGCTTCGCGCTCGCGCTCGTCGCGCGGGTCGCGCTGCTGCACGACAAGCCGTTCTGGCGCGACGAGGCCTGGGTCGCGTCGCTCACCGCGGAGTCGGTCCCCGCGATACTCGCGACCGCCCAGCCGGCGCCCGTCGGCTTCGTGCTCCTCGCGAAGGTGACCGCGCTGCTCGCCGGCGCGATTCCCGGGGTGACCCCCGAGATCGCTCTCCGGCTGCTGCCGCTGCTCTGCGGCCTCGCGGCGGTCGCCGCGCTCCCGCGGCTGGCGCGCGCCCTCGGAGCCTCGCCGGCCGTCTCGACGACGGTCCTCCTCGCTGCCGCCGGCGCGCCCCCCCTCGTCTACTATTCGCGCGAACTCAAGCACTACGGCGTCGACCTGCTCCTCGCCGCGCTCGTGCCGCTGCTCGTGCTGCGCTTCTTCGGACGCGACGCGGGCGCGCCGGCGGGCGCACGACCGGGGAGCGGGACGCGGCCGCTCGCGGCGGCGCTGCTGGCCGCGCCCTGGGTCTCCTTCGCCTCGGTCTTCCCCATCGCAGGGGCGATCGGCTGGGGCTGGGCGGCGCCCTGGCGCGACGCGGCGGCTGCGACGCGACGCCGCTGGGCGGCGCTGACCCTCTTGTACGCCCTGTCGTTCGCGCTGGCCCTCGCTGCTGCCGTGCACCGGCAGGCCGGGAACCCGCTGCTCCTCCAGGCCTGGGAGAGCGATCTCGCCCGCGGGGACGCCCAGCCATTCGCGGTCAGGACGGCGTCCGTCGCGACGGACTGCGTGCGGGTCACGTTCTCGTACTTCTTCCCTGGGCTCGAGCTCATCGCGCTCCCGCTCGCGGCGCTCGGTCTGGTCGCGTGGACAAGACCGGGTGTCTCGATCCTCCGCTTCCTGGCCGTGTCGACCTTCTCGCTCACGGTCGCCGCAGTGCTCGCCCACCGCTACATCGCCGCGCAGGGCAGGTTCCTCCTCTTCGCGGCGCCGCTGGTGCTGCTCTGCGTGGCCTCGGGCATCGCCGAGCTGGGGCGACGCCTCCAGCCCGTTGTCGGGCCGCGCCTCGCGGGCGCGGCGCCCCTGGCGGTCGCGGCGGCCGCGGCGGTGGCGTGGACGGGGGCCGCGGTCGAGCACCGACTGCCGCCGTACCGCAACGACGTCGCGCGCTACTTCCGCTACGACATCCTCCACGACGTGGAGCCCCTCGTCGCGGCGGCGGCGAGCGCGATCGGGCCGGGCGAGCCGGTGCTCGTCTCGTTCGGCTGTGCGCGACCCTTCCGCTGGTACGCGCAGGGGCGGCTCCCGGACGCGACGGCCCTCTCGCCGCCACTGACGCCCGCCGACGCCGCGCGCGCCCTGCGCGCGTGGACGGACAGGACCCGGTGCTGGGTTCTCCTGCTCGACGAGGAGGAGCGCTCCTGGGAGCGGATGACCGTGCGCGCGGGCTTCAGGCGCTCGGTCGCGGCAACCGCCCGCGGCGCCCAGCTCTGGGAGCTGCTGCCGCTCGGTGAGGCGCCGGCCGCGAGCACGGCGCCGCGCCGCCCGCCGCCGCTATCCCAGGCGGGCCCGGCGGCGCTTGACCTGCGTCAATGA